The region GCGTTGAATTGAATACCGGTTAAGACCAGGGAAAAATTCATCGTTATCGTTTCACCGGCTGAGAGAACAACAGCTGCGGTTTCACTGATTTCATAACCAATAAATGAAACCCTAACCGTGTAGGTCCCCGGGGGTATGTTGCCAACAGTGAAGTCTCCACTCCTACTACTCGCAGCACCCATCGTGGTTCCTACCAGAACGATGTTAGCTCCGGGCAAAGGGTTGCCGTCATCAGAATCCGTGACGTTTCCGGTCAGCGTTGCTTTGTCCTGCGCGAAGCCAACAGCTGTGAAAATGAAAAACACAACGCAAAGAACCCCTGCCATCCCCAGGTTAGTTCTGAGTTTCTTCATAATAGTTTCCTCCCGTCGTTAATTTGTTAGGACTGTAACTTGATTAGATTTCAAAGTAAATGGGGGATAAAAGTGGTCTAACTTAAACCATTTGTTTTTAAAAAGCAAGATTTTTTTTTACAGCAATGACATATTCCCAAAATGGAACAGAAAAAAAGAATGTTCCAAAATAGGAAGTTAATCTAGAGAGGAAAAGAAGTTCTATCTAGACTCCTGGATGTTTTCTTTAGAAATCAACCATTCACCATTTATTTTTTTACACGTCCAGGTTATTTTCAGGTTGCGTTTTGATAGCCTTGTCGTCTTTTCACCAACTATTACTGTTAGTGACGGGCTAAAAAAACTTTCCCAATATTCAATACTTCCGGACAGCAGGACTTCAGCGGTATCATTACTCAGGGTGGGCTTCTTAAGCAGTTTAAAGCCGGCCTTTATCGGTTGATCGGTTTTTTGCATTTTGGCTATTATAACATTGGATGGTTTTTTGTTCGCATACAATTCCTTTAATTTTTTGATTTTATCTTGCACAATGTATTGTTCGAACCTGTCAATCAATGTCTGAATTTCTTTTTCTTGCTCGCTTACTAATAATTTGTTTGTGATTTCTCCATACTGTGCAAGAACTATCTGGTAAAGCTGAGCAGCTCTATCAAAGTTGCCTTCGTTGAAGGCCTTGGTCGCCTCAGATTCTATCGAGGTTGTGTTTCGAAAAAGCAGCTCTTCCTCGCTTCCTTTTACAAATGGATTTTTCACCATAGCTTTCCGGGCTTCAAGGACGGAATCCCTGACCGCCGTTGCTTTGCTTTCAAAAATGCTCTGAACTTGATCGCTTAAGTCAACATAGGACACTTTCGCCTGGAGATATGAGTTTCGAGCTGCAGGATAATCCCCTAACGCTAGCTGTTGATCTCCCGTTAACTCAACTGAAAGTGCATCTCTGAGTTTTTGATTGATTTTTAATGTATCCGTTGCCGGTACTTGCTTAATCACTTCAGATAGGGTCGCTTTTGCTTCAGCCGCTTCTTCTTTTAATATGTTGATTTCCGCTTCGACGCCGGCATTTTGATATAAATCTCTTGCGACTGCGAAATGTCTCTGTGCAATCATAAGGCTGTTTCGGTCACCGTTGTTGAAACTTTTTGTGGCCTCTTTCTCTTTTGCGAAAGCGCCTGCATAGAGTTTTTTTGCTATTGTAGGCGCATCTTTGGTCTCGGCGGCTTTTTTCGCAGTTAACATCTGCTTCCTGACTTCCGCGACAATATTCTTTAACTCAGAGAGGTCAGCTTTGGCAGCTTTGGCATTTCGTTTTGCATCTTCTATGGATTTTCTAAAATTATCAGTCGCCGCGTTATAAGACTGGACGGCTGTCCCGAAATCGCCTGCCAAAAAAGCTGTATCCGCAAATTGCTGATTACCCTCGCCATCGCCAAACGCCTCCTTTGCCAGTGATTTTGCATTCACTTCCTCAGCTTCTTTGAGCAAAATGAGCATTTCCTGCTTTGCTGCTTCTGCCGAGCCGAGAAGTGCGTCGTCACTCCCCGAGTTGATTTTTTGAAAAACAACCCAGGTGCCAAGTACCACTATCAGAAAAAGTGTGGTCAGGCCAATCCAAAGAGCCTTTTGGCGGACTCGACGACCCGAAGGGCTTGCGGATAGGGTGACTTCTTCTGCAGGCGGTTCTGCTTTTAGTTCTGAGGCCTTCTCAGCTTTTTTAATTCCAGCGGTTGCTTCCCTGTTGTTCGGGTCAAGCTCCAAGACGCGTTTGTAGGATTTCACGGCTTGACTGAATTTTTCCTCATGAAAGTATGCCGCAGCTTCACTTAACAATTCTTTTAAATAGTCGTCAACAAGCTTGGTTTTTTGTTTTGACAGTTCCATAGCTTGTTGCTGTTCTTCCAGGAGCTTTTGGGTTTGCTCAAGAAGCTCCCTGGCAGAACTGTGTTCAGAGTCGAGGGCTAGAATCTCATTGAATTTGTCAATTGCCTGTTGGTATTGCCCTTGCTGCTTTAATTCCTGGCCTGTGTGGAGCAACTCATCAGTCTTTTTTGCGGTTTTAACCTGAAGAATCAATTTACCGGTTTCCTCACGCTCGGAATCAATTGCAGATAGTTCATTGAGTATTTTCAATGCCTGATCATATTGCTTTTCGTTAAAATAGGACTTGCTCCTTTCAGTTAGAATTGTAATCGTTCTTAACAGTTTTTCTTTTTCACTGTTTTCAGTAGTTTCGTTGACTTTCTGCTGTTTCAGCGGGGATTGACCCTCTAATAAAGAGTCTTTGGCTCCTTCCTTTTCAATTTTTAAGACGACTTTCTGCAATTCCGCAATAATTCTTGAGAAGCTCTCGTACCTGGCTTGCGCATCCTTGGCGAGACATTTTGAAATAATGGCTTGCAGATCATT is a window of candidate division KSB1 bacterium DNA encoding:
- a CDS encoding carboxypeptidase-like regulatory domain-containing protein; this translates as MKKLRTNLGMAGVLCVVFFIFTAVGFAQDKATLTGNVTDSDDGNPLPGANIVLVGTTMGAASSRSGDFTVGNIPPGTYTVRVSFIGYEISETAAVVLSAGETITMNFSLVLTGIQFNA
- a CDS encoding protein kinase; translated protein: MKKIGKYEIRATIGEGGMGIVYKAFDPFLKRDVAIKVISETLFAKGEVKERFLREAQSAAKLSHENITTVYDLGESRRKPYIVLEYLTGKDLRSIIHNREPIKLSQKLNYIKQICKGLEYSHGKNLIHRDIKPENIRVLEDGKVKIMDFGLARPEASTMTQTGAVIGTPHYMSPEQIKGKKVDKQSDIFSFGVLFYEFLTYKKPFEGDNNITLLFKIVNDEPERLSLKEDELVNDLQAIISKCLAKDAQARYESFSRIIAELQKVVLKIEKEGAKDSLLEGQSPLKQQKVNETTENSEKEKLLRTITILTERSKSYFNEKQYDQALKILNELSAIDSEREETGKLILQVKTAKKTDELLHTGQELKQQGQYQQAIDKFNEILALDSEHSSARELLEQTQKLLEEQQQAMELSKQKTKLVDDYLKELLSEAAAYFHEEKFSQAVKSYKRVLELDPNNREATAGIKKAEKASELKAEPPAEEVTLSASPSGRRVRQKALWIGLTTLFLIVVLGTWVVFQKINSGSDDALLGSAEAAKQEMLILLKEAEEVNAKSLAKEAFGDGEGNQQFADTAFLAGDFGTAVQSYNAATDNFRKSIEDAKRNAKAAKADLSELKNIVAEVRKQMLTAKKAAETKDAPTIAKKLYAGAFAKEKEATKSFNNGDRNSLMIAQRHFAVARDLYQNAGVEAEINILKEEAAEAKATLSEVIKQVPATDTLKINQKLRDALSVELTGDQQLALGDYPAARNSYLQAKVSYVDLSDQVQSIFESKATAVRDSVLEARKAMVKNPFVKGSEEELLFRNTTSIESEATKAFNEGNFDRAAQLYQIVLAQYGEITNKLLVSEQEKEIQTLIDRFEQYIVQDKIKKLKELYANKKPSNVIIAKMQKTDQPIKAGFKLLKKPTLSNDTAEVLLSGSIEYWESFFSPSLTVIVGEKTTRLSKRNLKITWTCKKINGEWLISKENIQESR